A window from Leptothermofonsia sichuanensis E412 encodes these proteins:
- a CDS encoding HEAT repeat domain-containing protein — MSQSPNSEAWTVDEAVQRIQDENDALLQRVDEQITLDTFNTTDSSLLERLVEGLGDPRGLVRLRFAETLGEIGEAATPFLVNALANHPNVVVRRAAAKTLTIIASPAAVPALLHAFLNDEDIVVKGSSAGALARTGEASVPALLDILASTEYPEDIKGHAAWALAFIGSEAADQLYKALDTASLDVRCAVIGALGHVAQEQSDDRACRLLVSALTDSESLIRTEAAAALGQVNYLPAVPHLILATRDSDLDVRKAAINSLGKIGDRSALESLQTLLNDEHDVVRVLSKLAIDQIERRSDGNDW; from the coding sequence ATGAGTCAATCACCTAACTCTGAAGCATGGACAGTTGATGAGGCTGTTCAGCGAATTCAGGACGAGAATGACGCCCTGCTTCAGAGAGTGGATGAACAAATTACGCTGGATACATTCAACACTACGGATAGTTCGCTTTTAGAGCGATTGGTAGAAGGACTGGGAGATCCTCGTGGCTTAGTACGTCTGCGCTTTGCTGAAACATTAGGTGAAATTGGTGAGGCTGCCACTCCTTTTTTGGTCAATGCGCTGGCAAATCATCCCAATGTTGTGGTGCGTCGAGCGGCTGCCAAAACGCTGACTATTATTGCCAGCCCAGCAGCTGTTCCGGCATTGCTCCATGCTTTTCTCAACGATGAGGATATTGTGGTTAAAGGTTCCTCCGCCGGAGCGCTGGCCAGAACTGGGGAGGCATCTGTGCCTGCGCTTCTGGATATCCTGGCATCAACTGAATATCCAGAAGACATCAAAGGACATGCCGCGTGGGCTTTGGCATTTATTGGTTCGGAAGCCGCAGACCAACTCTATAAGGCATTAGATACCGCTTCTTTAGATGTACGATGTGCCGTCATTGGAGCGTTGGGCCACGTTGCACAAGAGCAATCAGATGACAGGGCTTGCCGCCTTCTGGTTTCTGCACTGACTGATTCAGAGTCACTCATTCGCACAGAAGCTGCCGCCGCCCTGGGACAGGTCAATTATTTACCGGCTGTACCCCATTTAATTCTGGCGACTCGAGATTCTGACCTGGATGTCAGAAAGGCAGCCATTAATTCGTTAGGTAAGATCGGCGATCGCTCAGCTTTGGAGTCATTACAGACATTGCTTAATGACGAGCACGATGTGGTGCGTGTTCTATCAAAACTGGCGATTGACCAAATTGAACGGCGCTCCGATGGAAACGATTGGTAA
- a CDS encoding pentapeptide repeat-containing protein, which produces MLAQRNYQTPQNILAVLKAGFDLSQEDLYQFNLSGFDLQTVNLSRATLVRADLNRANLSHANLQDADLRGASLCLAILRHANLQGACLYRADLRGADLRGANLTDTKLQWVRYDSQTLFPEGFSYKGCGAIGPGANLNGAALNTANLRYCDLKGASLLGAYLGGSDLTGANLHGARLVQADLRGAILTGAFLRNARLNGANLAGVDLRAADLTDVEFEQFESIAGADFTLVQGLSTEMRSRLLQYPPQELETVHPLTLKTTLQSLRG; this is translated from the coding sequence ATGCTTGCCCAAAGAAATTATCAAACACCCCAGAATATACTGGCTGTCCTCAAAGCAGGATTTGATTTGAGCCAGGAAGATTTGTATCAGTTTAATCTCAGTGGTTTTGATCTGCAAACCGTTAACTTAAGTCGGGCAACGCTTGTTCGCGCTGACTTAAATCGTGCAAACCTCAGTCATGCGAATCTACAGGATGCCGATTTGCGGGGAGCAAGCCTGTGTCTTGCGATTTTGCGCCACGCAAATTTACAGGGAGCCTGTTTGTACAGAGCCGATTTAAGGGGAGCTGATTTAAGGGGAGCCAATTTAACGGACACAAAACTGCAATGGGTTCGATATGACAGTCAAACCTTGTTCCCAGAAGGGTTCTCCTATAAGGGGTGTGGGGCAATTGGTCCGGGTGCCAACTTAAACGGAGCCGCACTGAATACAGCAAACCTGCGCTATTGTGACTTGAAAGGCGCAAGTTTACTGGGAGCCTATCTGGGAGGCAGTGATCTGACCGGCGCAAATTTGCACGGAGCACGTCTGGTTCAGGCAGATTTGCGAGGAGCCATTTTAACAGGGGCTTTTTTACGCAATGCCCGGTTGAATGGGGCAAACCTGGCGGGTGTAGATCTGCGGGCGGCTGATTTAACGGATGTGGAGTTTGAGCAGTTTGAAAGCATCGCCGGAGCGGACTTTACTTTAGTTCAAGGATTAAGTACAGAGATGCGATCGCGTTTACTTCAATACCCACCCCAGGAGTTGGAAACGGTTCATCCCCTGACCCTCAAAACCACCCTTCAGAGTCTGAGGGGCTAG
- a CDS encoding phycobilisome rod-core linker polypeptide, producing the protein MMTSINPGVNSDLNSGVYSFDPIEPIQLRQSHSEADVDIVIRAAYRQVLGNTYVMESERLTVAESQLKSGDGSVREFVRRLAKSDLYRTRFFDNCVRHRAIELNFKHLLGRAPDSFEEMRYHSMVLDQEGFEAEIDSYVDSDEYQAAFGETIVPYYRGNRTQSGQSLLEFTNLLQLMQGASGSDRNPATRNKPQLTQALLRNSPYGKSRSRDAREILAEVLRPTSPSTAGTPYVSTIPSNVEQALQQKIQEQAQVIQRLQQQLADLRPSAGIGATYLKHDWQPGTVVTHEGAFTSLQQQVDAQTEQIALLQNQIADAYRYSAIGAARLNKWRSRVFNG; encoded by the coding sequence ATGATGACTTCTATCAATCCGGGTGTTAATTCTGATCTAAATTCTGGAGTTTATTCTTTTGATCCCATTGAACCGATCCAGCTACGGCAAAGCCATTCTGAAGCAGATGTCGATATCGTCATCCGGGCCGCCTATCGTCAGGTTTTGGGCAATACCTATGTGATGGAAAGTGAGCGCTTAACGGTTGCTGAATCGCAACTGAAAAGCGGTGATGGAAGTGTACGTGAATTTGTGCGGCGGTTAGCAAAATCGGATTTGTATCGCACTCGTTTTTTTGACAATTGCGTTCGTCACCGGGCAATCGAGCTAAACTTCAAGCATCTCCTGGGACGTGCTCCCGATAGCTTCGAGGAAATGCGCTATCACAGTATGGTACTGGATCAGGAGGGATTTGAGGCAGAAATTGACTCTTATGTGGATAGTGATGAGTATCAGGCAGCCTTTGGTGAAACCATTGTGCCCTATTACCGGGGGAATCGTACTCAGTCCGGGCAATCCCTGCTGGAATTTACCAATCTATTGCAACTTATGCAGGGTGCTTCCGGTAGTGACAGAAATCCAGCAACTCGCAACAAACCCCAACTCACACAGGCACTGCTCCGCAACTCGCCTTATGGGAAATCCAGGAGCAGAGATGCCAGGGAAATTCTGGCAGAGGTACTGAGACCCACCTCTCCGTCTACGGCGGGCACTCCATATGTCAGCACCATACCCAGCAATGTCGAGCAAGCCTTGCAACAAAAGATTCAGGAGCAAGCCCAGGTAATCCAGCGCTTACAACAGCAACTGGCAGATCTCCGTCCCTCTGCTGGAATTGGAGCGACGTACCTTAAACATGACTGGCAGCCTGGGACTGTGGTTACCCATGAAGGAGCATTTACTTCGCTGCAACAGCAGGTTGATGCACAAACTGAACAAATTGCCCTACTACAAAATCAAATTGCTGACGCCTACCGTTACAGTGCGATCGGGGCAGCTCGTTTGAACAAGTGGCGCAGTCGCGTTTTCAATGGTTGA
- a CDS encoding PAS domain S-box protein, which produces MIIPRLNYPELIVIVAVSGSLFLLAVYWYFKQKTTRRRVETMLQQQTNRERLVNQIAQHIRKSLDVDEVMATTVSEVQSFLQADRVLIYRLWNDGTGSAIYETVLPPYPEVLGQTFPPEVFPQEYHQAYSLGKTRTITQIDQTDVEPCLADFVKQFGVQAKLVVPIIQENRDSEAGNSQTNGATASYLWGLLIAHQCSRPRKWEDWEVELMQHLATQVAIAIQQSELYNQLQQLNAELECRVQQRTAELAAANASLRVEIAERQRSEAALRRTNDTLQALVIASPRAIIMLNREGNVQIWNPAAEQMFGWTEAEVIDRPNPLCLEDPESDCATLQSRVLQGATYFQSEFRQKRKDGTLIDIIFSAAPLRDSDEQISGLVAVIADVTEQKRQAEQVHLAEQALRQSEERFRSLIENALDIIMILGPDGAIGYVSPSVEKILGYSVADLVGKNVAEFIHPDDWVTTRDHLISIEQPLELRRPIEFRSLHHDSSWHILEAVSQPFVDSGESLRIIVNARDITERKRLDEIRSALEREKELSILKTRFFSMASHEFRTPLSTTLAAAQVLETCQDEWTNAEKRLRNLHRIQDSVRNMVQLLDDILTINRAEAGKLTFSPGLFNLETLCHKLVEEMRLNAGTQHVLTFTCEGKVVPVYLDEKLVTSILTNLLSNAIKYSPQGGTIHLSLIFQSNRVLLQVEDQGIGIPQDDQSHLFEPFHRGKNVRSISGSGLGLVVVKKCIDLHQGTIHITSEVGKGTICLVSLPSNPSRFPVVIGDPE; this is translated from the coding sequence ATGATCATTCCCCGATTGAATTATCCTGAACTGATTGTAATTGTTGCTGTTTCAGGCAGTTTATTTTTGCTGGCTGTTTACTGGTACTTCAAGCAAAAAACGACCCGGCGCCGGGTCGAAACCATGCTACAGCAGCAAACGAATCGGGAACGCCTGGTTAATCAGATTGCTCAACACATTCGGAAGTCTCTGGATGTGGATGAAGTTATGGCAACCACGGTTTCAGAAGTTCAATCTTTTCTTCAAGCCGATCGCGTTCTGATTTATCGACTCTGGAACGATGGCACAGGCAGCGCTATCTATGAAACCGTATTACCGCCCTATCCTGAAGTTTTAGGGCAAACCTTTCCACCGGAGGTATTTCCTCAAGAATACCACCAGGCGTACTCACTGGGAAAAACACGCACAATTACCCAAATCGACCAGACAGATGTTGAACCCTGCCTGGCAGATTTTGTCAAGCAGTTTGGAGTTCAGGCAAAATTAGTTGTTCCGATCATTCAGGAAAATCGGGACAGTGAAGCCGGGAATTCACAGACAAATGGTGCTACTGCCTCTTACCTCTGGGGACTTTTAATTGCCCACCAGTGTAGCCGTCCCCGCAAGTGGGAAGATTGGGAAGTGGAGTTGATGCAGCATCTTGCTACCCAGGTTGCGATCGCCATTCAGCAATCTGAACTTTACAACCAACTTCAGCAACTTAATGCCGAGTTAGAATGCCGCGTCCAACAACGCACCGCAGAACTTGCGGCTGCCAATGCTTCTTTACGGGTAGAAATTGCAGAACGTCAACGATCCGAAGCCGCCCTGCGCCGCACAAATGATACCCTGCAAGCGTTGGTGATTGCCTCTCCGCGTGCCATTATCATGCTGAACCGGGAGGGAAACGTCCAGATTTGGAATCCCGCCGCAGAACAGATGTTTGGTTGGACAGAGGCGGAGGTGATCGATCGCCCTAACCCGTTATGTTTAGAGGATCCAGAATCAGACTGTGCCACCCTCCAGTCCAGAGTTTTACAGGGTGCAACTTACTTTCAATCCGAATTTCGGCAAAAGCGGAAAGATGGAACACTGATCGACATTATCTTTTCTGCGGCTCCCCTGCGTGATAGTGATGAACAAATCAGTGGTCTGGTGGCGGTTATTGCCGATGTAACTGAACAAAAGCGCCAGGCAGAACAGGTGCATCTGGCAGAACAGGCCCTGCGACAAAGTGAAGAACGCTTTCGATCGCTGATTGAAAATGCCCTAGATATCATCATGATTCTTGGACCGGATGGGGCGATCGGCTACGTCAGTCCTTCAGTCGAAAAAATTTTAGGATATAGTGTTGCTGATCTGGTTGGTAAGAACGTTGCTGAATTCATTCATCCAGACGATTGGGTAACTACGCGCGATCACCTGATCAGCATAGAGCAACCTCTGGAACTGAGGCGTCCGATCGAGTTCCGTAGCCTTCACCATGATAGTTCCTGGCACATCTTAGAAGCTGTGAGCCAGCCCTTTGTCGATAGTGGTGAGTCCCTCCGCATTATAGTCAACGCTCGTGACATCACAGAACGCAAACGACTGGACGAAATTCGGTCAGCACTGGAACGAGAGAAGGAATTGAGTATCCTGAAAACTCGCTTTTTTTCGATGGCATCCCATGAGTTTCGCACTCCCCTCAGCACAACTTTAGCTGCCGCTCAGGTGTTAGAAACCTGTCAGGATGAATGGACCAACGCCGAAAAACGATTGCGAAACCTGCATCGGATTCAGGATTCAGTCAGAAATATGGTGCAGTTGCTGGACGATATCCTGACCATCAATCGAGCTGAAGCAGGCAAACTGACGTTTAGTCCAGGCTTGTTTAATTTAGAAACTCTCTGTCACAAACTGGTTGAGGAAATGCGGCTCAATGCTGGCACACAGCATGTACTCACCTTCACCTGTGAAGGAAAGGTGGTTCCAGTTTATTTAGATGAAAAGCTAGTGACTTCAATCCTGACCAATTTGCTATCCAATGCCATTAAATATTCTCCTCAGGGCGGAACCATTCATTTAAGCCTGATTTTTCAATCTAATCGGGTTTTACTTCAGGTTGAAGATCAGGGAATTGGGATTCCGCAAGACGACCAGTCCCATTTGTTTGAACCATTTCATCGGGGTAAAAATGTTCGATCAATTTCTGGCAGTGGACTGGGTTTAGTCGTGGTCAAAAAGTGCATTGATTTACATCAAGGCACGATTCATATCACCAGCGAAGTTGGTAAAGGTACCATTTGCCTGGTATCGCTTCCGTCCAATCCCTCCAGGTTCCCAGTAGTGATTGGTGATCCAGAATGA
- a CDS encoding 15,16-dihydrobiliverdin:ferredoxin oxidoreductase, translating into MYQPFLDYLEQSLFQRFDLQSRSIPAGLEFQVSDRGRNPAVIRSWCYQCSEFRKIRYTYIDAGASAQILNSVIYPSHHYDLPLLGVDFLSFGQVKNLIVMDFQPLFQDSDYLAKYIHPLKALHDRYPDLAQNLEMKFYDANQYFSKYLLFAKTDAATVKTRVFEAFKDYLNLYWQLLEKATPLTDPEDIQRIVKAQKDYDQYSADRDPASGLFSSYFGHEWAERFLFEFLFEDAMPLSVAIP; encoded by the coding sequence ATGTATCAGCCTTTTCTTGACTATTTAGAGCAGTCGCTGTTTCAAAGGTTTGATTTACAAAGCCGTTCAATTCCAGCGGGATTAGAGTTTCAGGTGAGCGATCGAGGTAGAAATCCTGCTGTCATCCGAAGCTGGTGTTATCAATGCTCTGAATTCCGAAAAATTCGCTACACCTATATTGATGCAGGAGCAAGCGCTCAAATTCTTAATAGCGTCATTTATCCCAGTCACCACTATGATTTGCCGTTGCTGGGAGTTGACTTTCTCTCCTTTGGGCAGGTCAAAAACCTGATTGTGATGGATTTTCAGCCCCTGTTTCAGGATAGTGACTATCTGGCAAAGTATATCCATCCCCTGAAGGCATTACACGATCGCTACCCGGATCTGGCGCAAAATTTGGAAATGAAATTTTACGACGCCAATCAGTATTTCTCAAAGTACTTGCTGTTTGCTAAAACGGATGCAGCAACTGTGAAGACGCGAGTATTTGAAGCATTTAAGGATTACTTGAATCTCTATTGGCAGTTGCTGGAGAAGGCTACTCCTTTGACTGATCCAGAGGACATCCAACGCATTGTAAAAGCTCAAAAAGACTACGATCAATACAGTGCAGATCGGGATCCGGCATCAGGTCTATTCAGCAGCTATTTTGGGCATGAGTGGGCAGAGAGATTTTTATTTGAGTTTTTGTTTGAAGACGCAATGCCTTTATCTGTAGCCATTCCGTAA
- a CDS encoding phycoerythrobilin:ferredoxin oxidoreductase — translation MTLYQPFLDYAIALLQERLDLQPYPIPDGFKTKSAMVGKGKHQDEVLTTSYGFQAPKLRQIRAAHVQGGSSLQVLNFVIFPDLNYDLPFFGADLVTLPGGHLIALDMQPLFRDSPTYQAKYTQPILPIFESYQSTLPWGGEFPEEARPFFSPAFLWTRPQQTKVVETHVFAAFKDYLQAYLDFVDQAEPIAHPSALKEIEQAQLRYIRYRAEKDPARGMFTRFYGTEWTEEYIHGFLFDLERKLAIVDRI, via the coding sequence ATGACCCTCTACCAGCCGTTTTTGGATTATGCGATCGCCCTTTTGCAGGAACGCTTAGATTTGCAACCTTACCCAATTCCAGACGGATTTAAGACAAAGTCTGCCATGGTTGGCAAAGGCAAACACCAGGATGAAGTTTTAACGACCAGCTATGGCTTTCAGGCTCCTAAACTGCGTCAGATTCGGGCTGCCCATGTGCAGGGAGGTTCTTCACTACAGGTCTTGAACTTTGTGATTTTTCCCGATCTTAACTACGATTTGCCCTTTTTCGGCGCAGATCTGGTCACATTGCCAGGGGGGCATCTGATTGCCCTGGATATGCAACCCCTGTTTCGAGATAGCCCGACCTATCAGGCAAAATATACCCAGCCCATCCTGCCGATTTTTGAGTCTTACCAATCAACGTTGCCGTGGGGGGGTGAGTTTCCTGAAGAGGCTCGCCCTTTCTTCTCTCCAGCCTTTCTTTGGACGCGCCCCCAACAAACAAAGGTTGTAGAGACCCATGTATTTGCCGCCTTCAAAGACTATCTCCAGGCTTATCTGGACTTTGTCGATCAGGCGGAACCGATCGCTCATCCATCTGCCCTGAAAGAGATTGAACAGGCTCAATTGCGTTATATTCGCTATCGAGCTGAAAAAGATCCGGCGCGGGGGATGTTTACGCGATTTTATGGAACTGAATGGACAGAAGAATACATTCATGGGTTCTTGTTTGATTTGGAACGAAAGCTGGCGATCGTTGACAGAATCTGA
- a CDS encoding globin family protein: MTTPQLSEKARELIPKARIVSFVTWQDTHSAEAIQCFQTADDQGRYLTDEDLQLIQQQAPRTAGLVPIAQELRDRANEIVEEARIQVLNQFPAITQPGGSLYPNERASACWRDFWHFLRCVTYGIAGHRTDYTSQEGVHYMGLLYEELQVPLDAMIVGLEGIKAASLRRLNSEQQVLIAPYFNHLIERLNVLL; the protein is encoded by the coding sequence ATGACAACTCCACAGCTCAGTGAAAAAGCTCGAGAACTGATCCCAAAAGCCCGAATTGTTAGTTTTGTTACCTGGCAGGATACCCATTCGGCTGAAGCCATTCAGTGTTTTCAAACGGCTGACGATCAGGGTCGGTATCTGACGGATGAGGATTTACAGTTAATTCAGCAACAGGCTCCACGGACCGCAGGACTTGTTCCAATCGCACAGGAGTTGCGCGATCGCGCGAACGAAATCGTAGAAGAAGCCAGAATCCAGGTATTAAACCAATTTCCTGCCATTACTCAACCAGGAGGAAGCCTTTATCCCAATGAACGGGCAAGTGCCTGCTGGCGAGATTTCTGGCATTTCCTGCGCTGCGTTACCTATGGTATCGCCGGGCATCGTACTGACTATACCAGCCAGGAAGGAGTGCACTACATGGGTCTGCTCTATGAAGAATTGCAAGTACCCTTAGATGCCATGATAGTTGGGCTGGAAGGAATTAAGGCTGCCAGCCTGAGGCGGTTGAATTCAGAGCAACAGGTCTTAATTGCGCCTTATTTTAATCATTTAATCGAGCGATTGAATGTTTTGCTTTAA
- a CDS encoding phycobiliprotein lyase produces MFVPSMTMMDFFRKSEGVWFTQRTVHHFDAVTDESGESKLYVEVVEADDPRIALVCEAQGVDPAIARGGASFMWQPHDANQAPNPDQAAVLVDIPDDETGQSGRLLRNQGYVEKIPVISHYWFGRDNILTIDTDYESNQGQERCWFITDNFRVRVSTVRMVNGVYLMTYCSERRWVSDADLAAMIQHNLSRAS; encoded by the coding sequence TTGTTTGTTCCCTCGATGACCATGATGGACTTTTTCCGTAAGAGTGAGGGAGTCTGGTTTACCCAACGCACAGTCCATCATTTTGATGCCGTGACCGATGAATCAGGGGAATCTAAGCTCTATGTTGAAGTGGTCGAAGCAGACGATCCCCGCATTGCATTAGTGTGTGAGGCCCAGGGGGTTGATCCGGCGATCGCCCGTGGAGGAGCGAGTTTTATGTGGCAACCCCACGACGCAAATCAGGCTCCCAATCCCGATCAGGCGGCGGTGCTGGTGGATATACCCGACGATGAAACGGGACAGTCTGGCAGGCTACTCCGTAACCAGGGATACGTGGAGAAGATTCCCGTGATCAGCCACTACTGGTTCGGGCGCGATAACATTTTGACCATTGATACTGACTATGAAAGCAACCAGGGGCAGGAACGTTGCTGGTTTATTACCGATAATTTTCGAGTCCGCGTCAGCACCGTGCGAATGGTCAATGGGGTTTATTTGATGACTTACTGCTCTGAGCGACGCTGGGTTTCTGATGCAGATCTGGCTGCAATGATCCAACACAATCTATCCAGAGCGTCTTAA
- a CDS encoding succinate--CoA ligase subunit beta: MVHSVRFSRSRIILIYRGWQKPARSPPAPGTGASLYDWNSESGRPMNLLEYQAKELFRQMGIPVLPSQRIDRPKDLKGLTIPYPVVLKSQVYIGGRGRVGGVRFVENTIDAVAAAQAIFNLSIMGEYPKALLAEAKYDADREFYLAVVLNRSIRRPVLLGSQQGGIDVQAAIDQMQHVIVDGEFSPYYARRLALKMGLEGALMISVTSILEKMYHLFVQKDLDLIEINPLGVSPRGEVMALDGKVIVNDDALARHPDLAALFTIPAAQIPESLSGLPLAIEPGGQIGILCNGAGLTMATMDLIAQAGGKPASFLNIGGETQWNSSPEILRQRLEQGLELMTQSKQVRVLLVNLVSSLIPCDEIARVIIAFLKRRIREPRGVSEIRPDTLITHTLRIPQMVVRLAGSECDRAKAQLENAQVTIVDSLDDAVAHTIALAKSIGRNS, from the coding sequence GTGGTTCATTCTGTCAGGTTCAGTAGATCGCGAATTATTCTAATCTACAGAGGCTGGCAAAAACCAGCGCGATCGCCACCCGCCCCAGGAACAGGGGCCAGCCTGTATGATTGGAACAGTGAATCGGGGCGTCCTATGAACCTGTTGGAATACCAGGCAAAAGAATTATTTCGTCAGATGGGAATTCCGGTGCTGCCTTCCCAGCGGATTGATCGCCCCAAAGATTTGAAAGGACTCACCATCCCCTATCCAGTTGTGCTCAAGTCCCAGGTTTACATCGGGGGAAGGGGGCGTGTAGGGGGGGTTCGTTTCGTTGAAAATACCATTGATGCGGTAGCGGCGGCTCAGGCCATTTTTAATTTGTCAATCATGGGAGAATATCCCAAAGCGTTGCTGGCAGAGGCAAAATACGATGCGGATCGAGAGTTTTATCTGGCAGTTGTGTTAAATCGATCCATTCGCCGCCCGGTGCTGCTGGGTTCCCAGCAAGGTGGAATTGATGTCCAGGCGGCGATCGATCAGATGCAACATGTCATTGTTGATGGCGAGTTCTCTCCCTACTATGCCCGCCGTCTGGCACTAAAGATGGGGCTGGAGGGGGCATTAATGATTTCGGTAACCTCCATCCTGGAAAAGATGTATCATCTCTTTGTCCAGAAAGACCTGGATTTGATTGAAATCAATCCCCTGGGCGTCAGTCCAAGGGGAGAGGTGATGGCACTGGATGGTAAGGTCATCGTGAATGATGATGCCCTGGCACGGCATCCTGACCTGGCAGCTCTATTTACCATCCCCGCCGCTCAGATTCCTGAATCACTATCTGGCTTGCCGTTGGCGATTGAACCCGGCGGTCAAATTGGCATTCTGTGCAATGGAGCCGGTTTAACCATGGCAACCATGGACCTGATTGCTCAGGCAGGCGGTAAACCTGCCAGCTTTCTTAATATTGGGGGCGAAACCCAGTGGAATTCCTCTCCTGAAATTCTGCGTCAGCGGCTGGAACAGGGGCTGGAACTGATGACCCAATCAAAACAGGTGCGGGTATTGCTGGTAAACCTGGTCAGTAGCTTAATTCCCTGTGATGAAATTGCCCGGGTGATTATTGCTTTTCTCAAACGTCGAATTCGAGAACCCAGAGGGGTTAGTGAGATCAGACCTGACACCTTGATTACCCATACTCTCCGAATTCCCCAAATGGTAGTGCGGCTGGCAGGGAGTGAGTGCGATCGCGCCAAAGCGCAACTGGAAAATGCCCAGGTCACTATCGTTGACAGTCTGGATGATGCCGTTGCTCATACGATTGCTCTGGCAAAATCCATTGGCAGAAATTCCTGA
- a CDS encoding HEAT repeat domain-containing protein — protein sequence MNLIQIETNLQNSDFQYRLKAISALKDYSSDIAVPLLTRHIQDPEFLVRTFVAREFGRQQTPESFASLLQIIRFDNTPNVRAEAANSLSLFGKVSASHLVHTFVTDDHWLVRRSILAALTEMECHEEILEVCIVGIESDDAAVQEASIEGLGTLANSHLAEIALSQLLALTNSRFDYVRTRVAHALKHFEAPAAKEALARLRQDSNHQVVGAAMEDLLP from the coding sequence ATGAACCTCATTCAGATCGAAACCAACCTGCAAAACTCAGACTTTCAATACCGGCTCAAAGCAATCTCTGCGCTTAAAGACTATTCTTCTGATATTGCTGTTCCTCTCCTGACCAGACATATCCAGGATCCAGAATTTTTAGTGCGAACGTTTGTTGCAAGAGAATTCGGTAGACAGCAAACCCCGGAATCCTTTGCCAGCCTGCTTCAAATTATAAGATTTGACAACACTCCGAATGTACGGGCGGAAGCAGCGAATTCTCTATCTCTATTTGGTAAAGTTTCCGCATCCCATCTGGTGCATACATTTGTCACGGATGATCACTGGTTAGTACGCCGCAGCATTCTGGCGGCTTTGACCGAAATGGAATGTCATGAAGAAATTCTGGAAGTTTGCATTGTGGGGATAGAAAGTGACGATGCGGCTGTCCAGGAAGCTTCTATTGAAGGGTTAGGGACATTGGCAAATTCCCATCTGGCTGAAATCGCTTTGTCTCAGCTCCTGGCTTTGACAAATTCCAGATTTGATTATGTCCGAACCAGGGTTGCCCATGCCCTGAAGCACTTTGAGGCACCAGCCGCAAAGGAAGCACTAGCCCGATTACGGCAGGACTCCAATCATCAAGTGGTGGGGGCTGCAATGGAAGATCTACTACCATAG
- a CDS encoding phycobilisome rod-core linker polypeptide, translating into MASPVILELWPTSGLEEIQTIIRAVYKQVLGNPHVMESERLLTAESQLADGSISVREFVRAVAKSDFYRTRYFESCAPYRFVELNFLHLLGRAPQTQAEVSEHIVRCVAEGYDSEIDSYIDSTEYQAAFGENVVPYHRGKSSEANMKQVGYNRMFVLDRGPAQVDSAVQTSQLVFSVATNSANEIKPSSASVIGSGTEKRFKILVQGSKFDSPRRVSTTEYIVPASKMTPQIQRINRTSGKIVSITEIS; encoded by the coding sequence ATGGCATCCCCCGTGATTTTGGAGTTGTGGCCAACCAGTGGCTTAGAGGAAATTCAAACTATTATCAGGGCTGTCTACAAGCAAGTCTTGGGTAATCCCCATGTAATGGAAAGTGAACGCTTGCTTACAGCGGAGTCTCAATTAGCTGATGGTTCAATTAGCGTGCGAGAGTTTGTCCGGGCTGTTGCCAAATCGGATTTTTACCGGACCCGTTACTTTGAGTCTTGCGCTCCTTACCGCTTTGTTGAACTCAACTTTCTGCATCTGCTTGGTCGCGCACCCCAGACCCAGGCAGAGGTATCTGAACATATTGTTCGGTGTGTAGCTGAAGGATATGACTCTGAGATCGATTCTTACATTGACAGCACTGAATATCAGGCAGCATTTGGCGAAAACGTTGTGCCCTATCATCGGGGCAAAAGCAGTGAAGCCAATATGAAGCAGGTTGGCTATAACCGCATGTTTGTGCTTGATCGCGGACCCGCCCAGGTTGATAGTGCCGTGCAGACTTCTCAATTAGTTTTTTCGGTTGCCACAAATAGCGCTAATGAAATTAAACCTTCCTCTGCATCGGTGATTGGATCGGGGACAGAAAAGCGGTTCAAGATTCTGGTTCAGGGTTCTAAGTTTGATAGCCCGCGTCGAGTCAGTACCACTGAGTATATTGTTCCAGCAAGCAAAATGACCCCGCAAATTCAGCGAATTAATCGCACCTCTGGCAAGATCGTCAGTATTACTGAGATTAGCTGA